The nucleotide window CCGCGTGGTGTTCGGCGTGTAAATGACCGTCGCGTGCTCAATGGCATCTTTTGGGTCCTGCGTTCAGGTGCGCCATGGCGCGACCTGCCGGAGAACTACGGTCCCCGCACCACCTGTTACAATCGCTTCGTTCGGTGGCGACGGGCTGGCGTCTGGGACCACATCATGGACGCACTGGCTGCCGGTCATGACGCGGCGGTGCAAATGATCGATACCTCCATCGTGCGCGTGCATCAGCACGGAGCCTGTATCGCGGACAACAATCAGGAAGATATGGGTCGCTCACGAGGTGGCCTGACCAGCAAGATTCACGCGGTGGTGGACACCAATGGCCTGCCGGTCCATCTCGCCCTCACGCCCGGTGAGGCGCATGACAACCGGCTGTGTTCGGTTCTGCTCAGCGCATTGCTTCCCAAGACGATGCTGCTCGCGGATCGCGGCTACGACGCCGACTGGATCAGGGAGCTTGCCCGCCAGCAAGGAGCATGGGCGGCCATTCCGCCGAAACGAAATCGCAAAGACCCGATCTGCTTCAGTCCGTATCGGTATCGCGCACGCAATTTGATCGAACGATTCTTCAACAAGATCAAGCAATGTCGGCGTGTCGCGACCCGATACGACAAACTCGCAGCCAACTATCTTGCGTTCGTCAAACTCGCATCAATCCGAATTTGGCTGCGTGCATGCCCTAGTGGCCTTCCAACACTTTCATTGTGCGCGTAAGACCTGAGCTTGCCCAGTCACTCGCGTACCGCATCAAGCGGATGATTGAAGAACGTAGCGTAAGTTGGTCTGGTGTGGGGAAAGGCGGTAGCGCTCCCCCGCTACCACGGGCCACGATTGTGCACGCCAACTACGATTTCGTACGATTTGCTACGCTCGATGGTAGCACCAAGAGCCGGTCGACGCTCAAAGCCGATGCCGACGGCGCCTTGGCCGGTCAGAGGGCCACTCTGATTGTAGATGTGCTCCGGCCCTAGAAAATGCCCCCCGCCACGCGCATCCGCGGCGTAGGCCTTTGGCGTTGGCAAACGCCTCCGTGTCTCTGCCAGGTGCGAGCGCATCGTCGGCACACCGAGCGCGGTTACGTTCGACGACGCGCTCCGGCGCGGCCTCTGCGGACCATGACCTGTGGTTCGCTGGCATCGGGCGATTTGAGCGATTGAAGGGTTCCCTGAACAGCCCTGACCACGGTGTCCATCGGGCCGAGCACGCGTCTGTCCTGAGATCGAACTTCGAGCTTGCGCACTGGCAGGCCATATTTGCGGTCGAGAAGCAACACGTGGCTCTCGCCGGGTGTGAAGAAGAAGTCTTCACCCCATTGTCGTAGTGCGACCAGCACGGGAAATAACCCGCGTCCCTTCTCGGTCAACACGTACTCCTGATAGGAGCTGCCGTCTGTGGCAGGTACCATCTCGAGAATCCCGTGTTCAACGAGATTGCGCAACCGTACAGCCAGAATATTCCTGGCCACACCGAGGTTCTTCTGGAACTCGCCAAATCGCCGAAGCCCCTCAAAGGCATCGCGGATGATTAGCATCGACCACCAATCGCCGATTGCATCCAATGGGCGTGCGACCGGGCACTTTGCCCGCCTGTGGCTGGTTCGTTTGACCATGTGTCACTCTTCGTTAGCAAATAGCATAACTGCTTGCATATTGAAATCAATATCCTCAACAGTAATGCCTATTAAAGTGGAAGAACTGCCCCAGCTCACATCAGCAAATGCTGCGATAACTAATCAAGCCATTGCAAACCGTGACTGCTTCTGCTATCTCCAAGGAAGTTGCAAATTAAAACTGGTCGGAAGATGCGGGCGCTAAGCAGAATCAGAGAATTTGAACAGACAATGATTGGCTGGCGGCATGACTTGCACATGCATCCGGAGATCGGATTCGAGGAGCATCGCACCTCGGAATTCATTGCGCGAACACTTGCTGGATTTGGGTTGGAGGTCCATCGCAACATCGGCAAAACCGGAGTCGTCGGCCGTCTGGCAGTTGGCGATTCCAGGCGGTCAATCGGGCTTCGCGCCGATATGGACGCGCTACCGATTGAGGAGATCAATCAATTCAGCCACCGTTCGACGGTTCCCGGCCGCATGCATGCCTGCGGTCATGACGGCCATGTCGCGAGTCTGCTCGGGGCCGCGCGGTATCTTTCGGAGGCGCGTCAATTCAACGGTGTCGTCCATTTCATCTTCCAGCCTGCGGAAGAGGGCCTCGGCGGAGCCAACGCCATGCTGGCGGACGGGTTGTTCGAACGCTTTCCCTGCGATGTGGTATTTGGCTTCCACAATGCGCCGGCGCTTCCTATTGGTAAGTTCAGCATTCGCGGCGGCGTCATGATGGCTGGTGGCGCGTTCTTTGATATCACAGTGAAGGGTAAGGGTGCGCATGGCGCTCATCCCGAGCAAAGCGTCGATCCTGTGCTCACCGCCAGTCATGTCGTCACGGCGTTGCAGTCGATTGCATCGCGCAACGTGGCCGCCGTTGATGCAGCGGTGGTTAGCGTGACCAAGATTGAGGCCGGCGATGCCTACAATGTAGTTCCCAATCAAGCGGTCATTAGCGGCACTGCACGCTGGTTCAAGCCGGAAGTGCTCGATGTCATAAAGGCTAATTTGCGAAGGATCGCCGTAGGAGTCGCCGAAGGCTTCGGCGCTTCAGCATTGGTTGATTTTCGCGTGATCTTTGTCCCGCTGGTGAACACGCAAGGAGAAGCGGCGTTCGCTGCCGACGTCGCCGCCGAGATCGCCGGCGAAGCGAACGTCGACCGTGCTCGTAGCTTGATGATGGGCTCAGAAGATTTCTCGTTCATGCTGGAAAAGGTGCCCGGCGCCTACATCAACGTCGGCAATGGCGAAAGTGCCGGTCTGCATAATCCGGGTTATGACTTCAATGACGAGGCGTTACCTTACGCGGCGACGATTTACGCAAGGTTGGTTGAGCGGAAGCTCGCTACTAACAGTTAAAGTCTGAAAGCACTATCTAGCGAGCGCGACCTTGCCTTATCTCCAAATCGACGTACCAAACCATCATTCTGCGGAACAGAAGCAGCGCCTGGCGAAACGTCTTGGCGAGATTTACAGCGAGATGATGCAAGCGAACGCCAGGCGGGTTTCGGTAGCCATTCGCGAATTAGGCGATGGTGGCATCTGGCGATGCACGGAAGCAGAGCCTTATCCGGCTGCATTGCTGATGTGCGACATCCGCCGCGGTCGTCCTCCCGAACAGAGGGCGCGATTGGCGCGGGCGCTCGTGGAGGCAATTGTTGAAATTCTGGGGTTGCGCGTCGATCAGATCAATGTCGAATTCACTCAGCACGCCGGCGATGAAATGTATCATCCGCTGCTCGGTGGCCTCAGCGACGATTGGGCGGCAGGTGAAACGTGATCGGTAGTCCGACCAGTATCGTAGCGCAGCACGAGGCGCTCGTCAGTGGCAGGATGAGCAGCCGGGAGCTCGTCGAAACCTGCTTGTCGAGAATTGCCGACCCAGTGGGCGAGGGTACGCGTACCTTCATACGCGTTTGGGAGAAACAGGCCCGACGGGCCGCCCAGGCGCAGGATGATCTGCTTCGCGCCGGCTATGCCTCATCCCTCCTGGCGGGCATTCCGGTGTCCATTAAGGATTTGTTCGACGTTGAGGGCGAAGTCACTCTGGCCGGGACTAGGGCATTGGACGACTGCCCTCCGGCTGCGGCGGACGCTCCCATCGTCAAGCGCCTGAAGGCTGCCGGCGCGGTACTTGTCGGCCGAACCAATATGACTCAGTTCGCGTTTTCCGCGGTGGGCATCAACCCCTGTTTTGGTACGCCTGGAAATCCCTGGGACAGAGACCGTATCCCCGGCGGATCCTCCTCCGGTGCTGCAGTTTCAGTCGCAGACGGGATGGCGATCGCCGCGATCGGCTCGGACACTGTGGGCTCAATACGGGTTCCGGCCGCGCTTTGCGGCGTTGTAGGCTTCAAACCTACGCAAGGTGCCGTTTCGCGCGAGGGGGCCGTTCCGCTGTCGACCACGCTCGACACGGTCGGCCCGTTGGCAAGGACGGTCCACGATTGCGCGCTCGTTCACGCTGCGATAGCCGGCGAAATTCAAACGATGCCGAAAGGTGCGAGTGTGAGCGGCCTGCGACTTGCCGTTCCGACGGACGTTGTCCTTGAAGGGCTGGATGCCGACGTCTCACAAACATTTCAGCGGGCGTGCACGATGATGTCAAGCGCCGGTGCTGCGCTGCGCGAGTTGCCAACCGGCGTTTTTTCCGACATTCGGTCGGAGAATCTGAACGCGACGATTCAGTCTGTCGAGGCGCTCGCCTGGCACCGCGACCTGCTGGCCCGCCGAAGGCCAGACTACGATCCCAACGTCAGAAAACGCGTCGAGCGCGGTGCGCAGTTCTCTGCTGTGGACTACGTCCGTGCGCTCGGCCGGCGGACCGAGTTGATGGCGAAATTTGACGCTGTCACAGCCCCATTCGATGCGCTGATCCTTCCGACGGTGTCGATCATCGCGCCGTCAATGGACGAATGCAGGCGTGACGAAGATAGCATCCGCGCGCAGCTAATACGGAATCCCTCGCTCTTTAATCTGCTCGATCGGCCTTCAATCTCGATTCCTATGCATCGCCCTGGCGAACCACCGACAGGATTGACAATCGTCGGAGAACGCTACGAAGATTGCCGACTACTTGCCATCGCGAGTGCAGTCGAGGAATTGTTTATCTCGAGGAGTCCGGATTTGCTTTGGAGATAGCTTGAGTACTGCTGATCCTCCTAGACAGCGCTATATGGGTCTCTTGCAGCTATTGTTTCGCTTTTTTGAAGCGTGGCTTCAGAACAAGTGCCTTATCGGGCACATGAGAGATTTGGTATAAGTGCATTGATCAGATGGTGTTGCATGCGCAAGCCGACTACGTGGCAGCGGTTAACGTCCGCAAACTTCTGCACGAGCTGATGAAAGAAGGTAATGATGTGAAGGTATTTGAAGGACCATCTGCCTTATGCTTGCTCAAGCATGAAGACAATCCGCTGGCTCAATCCAGCCACATCCAGCCTGCGGCATTCATTGGTTTGTCCCATGAGCTATCGATTTGAGCCTGGGCTCATCTACCGTATGCCGACCCATTTTGGGCCGGCACCGGGCCCGCGCCAACTTCCGCCTGGAATATCCTCAAATCCAAAGCGCAGCCCGCGTCGACTTTCAGTCGGGGCCAGCTTTCTGACAGATGCTGCCTTGCTTGAGCGGCATTTGCCCGAAGGTTTCAGCCTTTCCGGCGAACCCATCGTGAGCGTCGAATTTCACTATATGACCGAAATCGACTGGCTTGCCGGACGCGGGTACACAATGATCCACGTTAGTTGGCCCGCTCGCTTCAGGGGGGGCCGGGATCGGTCCGAAGGACGATTTCTCGCGGTGGTATGGGAGAGCCTTGCCGATCCCATCATTTCGGGTAGGGACGAAGTTGGTCATCCAAAGCTTTACGCGGAGGTTGATGAGCCAAGGGAGTGGAATGGCGTGCGGTTTTGCACGGCCGCCTGGATGGGCTTTCGTTTTCTCGAACTAACCGTCTCCGATTTGCAGAATGCTCCCTCCACGCAAACACCCAGCTCCTTAGACGGCACACTAATGTTAAAGTATGTGCCGCGCACCGGCGCATGGGGCGAGCACGAAGTCCGCCAGGTAACACTCACGCCCGCCGCGGATCCTGACAAGACCATTGAATACCGTCAGACCGGCATCGGCACCGTTCGTTTTTGCCGCGCGGATTGGTCGGATCTGCCCACGATGCACCACGTTGTGAATGCGTTGGCCGAGCTGCCCATCATCGAACCGCGTGGGGCCACAGTAACGCTTTCGCGTGGCGGCAAACCGTACCGTGATCAACGCATTCTGGAATAGAGTTCAAGTGGTCATCTCAGCTTCGAGGGGGACGCTATCGTTGCTCCCGATCGAGACGTATAGGCACTCAATATGATCCTGCTGCTTGGCGCGACGCTTGCTTAAATCGGCGATGTGTGTCGCGCGTCTCGAGTTTCCTGGAAGCGGTCGGCCTTTGGTCTCATCCCGTTGTGCAGCAATGTAACACCTTGTCTGCATCCTCGTTTCCACGGGCACTATGCTCGAAAGCGGATGCCATCGATTCCGCCTCGTGCGTCCGAATGCGGGTTTGATTGAGATGCTTTTCGGATGGACGGTTTCAGAACCGAAGGGGGAATGTCATTTCTTGTTGGCCCTATTTCTTTCCGACCCGGCTCTCCCATGTGCGGGCGTGAACAACCTTGCATACTTGATATTTGAACTCGCTATAGAATTTTGTAAACCCAAGCTGTTTGGCCTTCATGTGCTCGGGATGGACTTTCCATTTCTGAAGCGCCTCCTCGGACTCGAACTCCACAATGGTCACCCGTTCGCCATCCTCTGCGACAAATCCCTTGTGAGACAGGTATCCAGGAATGGCCCGCGCGAGCTCACTCATGCGCATCGCCATCGGGCCGTATTCCTCTTCAATGTGCGCGTTGAGACGAGTCCTAAATACCGTGACAATCATGAAGTGTGAGCCTCCTCTGTGAAAGCTGGGGCTCGCATCCCTGCGATCTCAATCGACCCCTTGCGCAGTAGCGTCACTATGTCAGCGCGGGTTATCAATCAAATGCATATTGCAGATAATGATCATGTGCCGTTGCTATCTTGAAGCTTTACCTTCAGCTGTCTTGCCAGCAGCTCGATTGCCGGGTCAAAACGGCTAGGAACCAAGTTACGGACTAGGGTGACGGTCGCGGATAGTTGGAAGTCTGCCACGTCGAGGGCGCGCAGTTCGGCGCGATGTGGACTGCGCTCGAGCTGTCGATAGGGCGCGAGCCCCAGTCCTCCACTCTGGGCGAGAAGCGACAACTGGAGGTCCTCACCGAAGATTTCAGCTGCTACCTGGATGAGAATGTTATGCCGATCAAAGGCGCGCTCAAGAGCGGCGCGACAGCCACACCCGCGTGGATTAAGGAACCAGCCTTCCTCGGCCAAATCCCGCAGCCGCCAAGGGCTGCCGTCGGGCTTTGTCGAAGCTCTTGAGGAGGAAGAGACAATGACTATCCGCTCCGTCCCCACGGACAGCCTCCGCACGCCACCTGGCAGTCTGTGGGCGTCCGTGATTAACCCAATGGCGCAATCGATTGCACCTCCAGGGACTTGCTCGATCAAGTCGGTTGTCCAGTTTGCGCTGACCTGCATCCGAACATGTGGGAATGAGCGACGCAGTGCATCAAGAGGGGATGTCAGGACCATTTCACCTAGTCCATGAGCCACGCCAACTCTGAGTTCGCCCGTAGGACCGGCACTGCGTGTTGCACACGCCTCCAGCTCTGCAACAGTGGTGAGAACGCGCCGACAATGTTCAAGCACGTGATTGCCTAGGGCGGTCAGAATTGCAGGTTTCACAGACCGATCGAACA belongs to Bradyrhizobium icense and includes:
- a CDS encoding LysR family transcriptional regulator, with amino-acid sequence MRSLINIQDIEAFVAAAEAGSINRASVRLNLTQPATTRRIQNFEAAFGGDALFDRSVKPAILTALGNHVLEHCRRVLTTVAELEACATRSAGPTGELRVGVAHGLGEMVLTSPLDALRRSFPHVRMQVSANWTTDLIEQVPGGAIDCAIGLITDAHRLPGGVRRLSVGTERIVIVSSSSRASTKPDGSPWRLRDLAEEGWFLNPRGCGCRAALERAFDRHNILIQVAAEIFGEDLQLSLLAQSGGLGLAPYRQLERSPHRAELRALDVADFQLSATVTLVRNLVPSRFDPAIELLARQLKVKLQDSNGT
- a CDS encoding amidase, producing the protein MIGSPTSIVAQHEALVSGRMSSRELVETCLSRIADPVGEGTRTFIRVWEKQARRAAQAQDDLLRAGYASSLLAGIPVSIKDLFDVEGEVTLAGTRALDDCPPAAADAPIVKRLKAAGAVLVGRTNMTQFAFSAVGINPCFGTPGNPWDRDRIPGGSSSGAAVSVADGMAIAAIGSDTVGSIRVPAALCGVVGFKPTQGAVSREGAVPLSTTLDTVGPLARTVHDCALVHAAIAGEIQTMPKGASVSGLRLAVPTDVVLEGLDADVSQTFQRACTMMSSAGAALRELPTGVFSDIRSENLNATIQSVEALAWHRDLLARRRPDYDPNVRKRVERGAQFSAVDYVRALGRRTELMAKFDAVTAPFDALILPTVSIIAPSMDECRRDEDSIRAQLIRNPSLFNLLDRPSISIPMHRPGEPPTGLTIVGERYEDCRLLAIASAVEELFISRSPDLLWR
- a CDS encoding tautomerase family protein gives rise to the protein MPYLQIDVPNHHSAEQKQRLAKRLGEIYSEMMQANARRVSVAIRELGDGGIWRCTEAEPYPAALLMCDIRRGRPPEQRARLARALVEAIVEILGLRVDQINVEFTQHAGDEMYHPLLGGLSDDWAAGET
- a CDS encoding winged helix-turn-helix transcriptional regulator, with the translated sequence MVKRTSHRRAKCPVARPLDAIGDWWSMLIIRDAFEGLRRFGEFQKNLGVARNILAVRLRNLVEHGILEMVPATDGSSYQEYVLTEKGRGLFPVLVALRQWGEDFFFTPGESHVLLLDRKYGLPVRKLEVRSQDRRVLGPMDTVVRAVQGTLQSLKSPDASEPQVMVRRGRAGARRRT
- a CDS encoding IS5 family transposase gives rise to the protein MRYELNDYEWTAIKPMLPDKPRGVRRVNDRRVLNGIFWVLRSGAPWRDLPENYGPRTTCYNRFVRWRRAGVWDHIMDALAAGHDAAVQMIDTSIVRVHQHGACIADNNQEDMGRSRGGLTSKIHAVVDTNGLPVHLALTPGEAHDNRLCSVLLSALLPKTMLLADRGYDADWIRELARQQGAWAAIPPKRNRKDPICFSPYRYRARNLIERFFNKIKQCRRVATRYDKLAANYLAFVKLASIRIWLRACPSGLPTLSLCA
- a CDS encoding antibiotic biosynthesis monooxygenase family protein, whose product is MIVTVFRTRLNAHIEEEYGPMAMRMSELARAIPGYLSHKGFVAEDGERVTIVEFESEEALQKWKVHPEHMKAKQLGFTKFYSEFKYQVCKVVHARTWESRVGKK
- a CDS encoding M20 aminoacylase family protein; protein product: MRALSRIREFEQTMIGWRHDLHMHPEIGFEEHRTSEFIARTLAGFGLEVHRNIGKTGVVGRLAVGDSRRSIGLRADMDALPIEEINQFSHRSTVPGRMHACGHDGHVASLLGAARYLSEARQFNGVVHFIFQPAEEGLGGANAMLADGLFERFPCDVVFGFHNAPALPIGKFSIRGGVMMAGGAFFDITVKGKGAHGAHPEQSVDPVLTASHVVTALQSIASRNVAAVDAAVVSVTKIEAGDAYNVVPNQAVISGTARWFKPEVLDVIKANLRRIAVGVAEGFGASALVDFRVIFVPLVNTQGEAAFAADVAAEIAGEANVDRARSLMMGSEDFSFMLEKVPGAYINVGNGESAGLHNPGYDFNDEALPYAATIYARLVERKLATNS
- a CDS encoding acetoacetate decarboxylase family protein, whose protein sequence is MSYRFEPGLIYRMPTHFGPAPGPRQLPPGISSNPKRSPRRLSVGASFLTDAALLERHLPEGFSLSGEPIVSVEFHYMTEIDWLAGRGYTMIHVSWPARFRGGRDRSEGRFLAVVWESLADPIISGRDEVGHPKLYAEVDEPREWNGVRFCTAAWMGFRFLELTVSDLQNAPSTQTPSSLDGTLMLKYVPRTGAWGEHEVRQVTLTPAADPDKTIEYRQTGIGTVRFCRADWSDLPTMHHVVNALAELPIIEPRGATVTLSRGGKPYRDQRILE